From Pseudomonas sp. AN-1:
ACCGCAACCGGCAGATCGACGCCAACACCGGCAGCACCCTGGCCACCTTCAAGACCCTCGCCGCCCACTACAAGGAGGCGCGCCACCAGGGCGACTTCGCCGCCGCCGACGCCTACCTGGCCGACCTGCGCGAGCACGTCTACAGCTTCTGCGAGGGCCTCGGCCACAGCGTGCGGGTGCTGTGGGGGCGGATCAACAACGAGTTCGGCTACGTCGGCAGCCTCGGCGCCAAGATCCGCGAGAACGAGCTGGCCCAGGCCCAGGTCAGCGAGCTGCTGGCCGGCCTGGAGCTGATCGACTTCAGCGAACTGGCGGAAACCGCCGGCGAACTGCGCGAGCTGCGCCGCCTGCTGGTCACCCGCCTGCAGCGCCAGGTCAGCGGCTGCTGCCAGGAGCTGGGCGTGGTGCAGGCTCGCCTGCTCGAACTGCTCGGCCGCTTCCGCAAGATCCAGGGCCGCACCCGCCTGCTGCGCGGCTGGCTGCTGCACGCCGAACAGCAGCCCGACTACCGCCCGGGCAGCCACACTGCGCGCCCCGAGATGCCGCAGCTGCTCAACCTCGCCGAGGCGCTGATCGCCCCGGCGACGGCCAACCTTCACGACGGCAGCCAGGAGGCCGAGCTGCTCGCCCTCGCCGCGCAGATCCGCGCCCAGCGCGAGGAACGCCCGGCCGCGCCGCTGGCCGAGGCCGGCGAGCTGACCCTGGGCGAGGTGGAAAGCTTCGAGGTACAGCCGAGCCCCATCCAGCTCGCCGTGCAGGAGTACCTCTGCGCGGTGATCGAGAGCGGCCAGCCGGTGTCGGCGCTGACCTGGTGGCGCGAGCACGAGCTGTCCTGCGATCCCGAGAGCTGGCTGTACCAGGTGATCGGCGGCTACGAGGCGCTGCCCGACGAGCAGCGCGCCTGCTTCCAGCTCGACCCCGACGGCGAGCCGCACCCGGTGTTTTCCGGCAACTTCATCGTGCGGGACCTCTCGCTGTGGCTGGCCTGAGCCGCAGCCACCACAACGCCGTGCACCGCCTGCTGCGCGAGCGTCTGGACAAGGTGGAACTCAACCGCACCTGGCAGCAGCTGCACGCCCACTTCGAGCTGGGCCGCCCCTCGGGCAAGTGGCTGCACTTCGACGCCGAGACGCGCCGGCTGCTGCAGCGCCTGGCGCGGGACGAGTGGGGCTTCGATCCGCTGGCGGGCGTACCGGAGGGCAGCCGCCGCGAGGTCGCCTCGCGCGCCGTCGACGAGAAGATCGCCCGCCGCCGCCCCGACGACGACTTCGTGCTGGTCAAGGGCACCCTGCCCGCGCCGCTGCCGACCCTCGCCCGCGGCCTGAGCCTGCGCGTGGCGCTGCCGCAACTGGACACCGCGGCCATCGCCCGGCTGGTGCTGATCGAGAACCTCGACAGCTTCGACGACTGGGAGGACTACCCGGCACCGCCCGAACTGGCCGGCAGCCTGATCGTCTACCGCGGCCATCGCGGCCTGGCCCGCGGCGCCCGCCAGTTGCTGGAACGGCTGCCGGCGGCCACGCCGGTGGTGGTCTTCCCCGACTACGACCCGGCCGGCCTGGCCATCGCCGCCAGCCTGCCGCGCGCCGATGCACTGCTGCTGCCGGAGCTGGACGAGGCACTGCTGGCTTGCGGCAGCCGAGCCCACTTCGACCGCCAGTTCCGCCAGGCACGCCAGCTGGAGGAAGCCGAGCTGGGCGGCTGGCGGGCCGTATGGGAGGAAATGAAGGGGCAGCGGGTCAGCATCAAGCAGCAGCACATGCTGGCGCTGGGTGCGCACCTGCGCCTGGTGCCGCTGCGGGCCTGAGCGCCGCTTCCCTCCCCCGGAAACAGCGAGGCCCGCACTGGGCGGGCCTCGCTTTGACGTTCGACGCAGCGCTTACAGGCTGAGCTTGCGGCTGGACGCCTTGAGGAACTCCTGCTTGAGGTCCTCGTAGGTGTGCACCGCCGGGAACTGCGGGAACTCGCGGATCACGTTGTCCGGGGCATGGAACAGGATGCCGGCGTGGGCCTCGCTGAGCATGGTGGTGTCGTTGTAGGAGTCGCCGGCGGCGATCACGCGGTAGTACAGGCTCTTCAGGGCGATCACCGACTGGCGCTTGGGATCCTTCTGGCGCAGCTGGTAGTCCACCACGCGGTCGGTCTCGTCGGTGACCAGCTTGTGGCACAGCAGGGTCGGGAAGCCGAGCTGGCGCATCAGCGGCTGGGAGAACTCGTAGAAGGTGTCGGAGAGGATGATCACCTGGAAGCGCTCGCGCAGCCAGTCGACGAACTCCACCGCGCCGTCCAGCGGCTTGAGGGTGGCGATCACTTCCTGGATGTCGCGCAGCTTGAGGCCGTGCTCGTCGAGGATGCGCAGGCGCTGCTTCATCAGCACGTCGTAGTCGGGAATGTCGCGGGTAGTCGCCTTGAGCGCGTCGATTCCGGTTTTTTCGGCGAAGGCGATCCAGATTTCCGGGACCAGTACGCCCTCGAGATCAAGGCAGGCGATTTCCACAGCAGACTCCTCGATGAACAGACAGAAATTGAGGCGGCACTCTAGCCGCTTGCCCGGCGGGGCGCAACGCGGCGCAGGGAGGCGCGCGACAGAAATTCGCCCGAACCGGCGCCACATATTCCACATGGTTAGGTGAATAGCGGCATTTGGTTATTTCATCGCATAAACAGCTTGCTGGTACCATCGCTGCCACGCCTTACCCACGAATCTACCGGACATCCCGATGAGCCAGACCCTCGATGTTGCCGCCCTGGCGGCCGCCTATGCCGACAAATCCCCGCAGGAGGTGCTCAAGCTCGCCTTCGAGCACTTCGGCGACGACCTGTGGATCTCCTTCAGTGGCGCCGAGGACGTGGTGCTGGTGGACATGGCCTGGAAGCTGAACAGCAACGTCAGGGTGTTCAGCCTGGATACCGGCCGCCTGCACGCGCAGACCTACCGCTTCATCGAGCAGGTCCGCGAGCACTACGGCATCCAGATCGAGGTGCTGTCCCCCGATCCGCGCCTGCTCGAGCCGCTGGTGCGCGAGAAGGGCCTGTTCAGCTTCTACAAGGACGGCCACGGCGAGTGCTGCGGCATCCGCAAGATCGAGCCGCTCAAGCGCAAGCTGGCCGGCGTCAGCGCCTGGGCCACCGGCCAGCGCCGCGACCAGAGTCCCGGCACCCGCAGCCAGGTGGCGGTGCTTGAGCTGGACGGCGCCTTCTCCACGCCCGACAAGCCGCTGTACAAGTTCAACCCGCTGGCCAACATGAGCAGCGAGGAAGTGTGGGGCTACATCCGCATGCTGGAGATCCCCTACAACCCGCTGCACGAGCAGGGCTACATCAGCATCGGCTGCGAGCCCTGCACCCGCCCGGTGCTGCCCAACCAGCACGAGCGCGAGGGCCGCTGGTGGTGGGAGGAAGCCACCCACAAGGAATGCGGCCTGCACGCCGGCAACCTGATCGCCAGGAACTGAGTCAGGGCGCTACCAACAAGGCCCGGGCGTTCTGCGTCCGGGCCTTGGCGTTTCCGGGCCGCTGTAACCCGGCGTTAACCTGGGCGCTCTAGACTGCCGGGCATCGGCAGATCAGGAGAGACCGCCATGCATCGCGAACAACCGCAAGCCACCCCCATCCAGACCGCACGCAAGCTGCGCCACCTGCACCTGGGCGCGATCATCGACGCCCAGGGCCGCGAGATTCCGATCACCGAACAGATGATCCTGCAGGCCTGCCGCCAGCTGGAGAAGGACAGCCAGCCACGCCGCCGCCTGTTCGGCTGATTCAGACCAGCTGCACGCCCAGCGCCGCCAGCTGGCGGCGCAGCTCCTGCCCCTCCCCTTCCAGCCGTACCCGCAGCTCGGGCAGTTCGCGGCGCATCGGGTAGTGCTTGCGCAGCGCATCGAAGCCGGCGCGGCGCGCCTCGGCAGCGCCGACGAGGCTGCGGCGGAAATCGGCATCGTCGCGGCGCGGGTCGTACACCGCCCGGCACAGGGTGGCCAGCGCCCAGGCCGGATCGGCCGACTCGTGCAGCACCAGCTCGCCCAGCCAGGGCGTCGGCAGCAGCTCGGCCAGGCGCACGCTCGCCGGCTCGCCGCGCCAGGCGCAGAACGCCTGGTAGATCTGCTCGGTGCCACGCAGCTTGCCGTCCAGGCTGTAGCCGGCGATGTGCGGGGTGGCCAGCCGGCACAGCGGCGCCAGTTCGGCATCCACCAGCGGCTCGCCTTCCCAGACATCCAGCACCACCTCCAGATCGGCGCCGCCGGTGAGGTGCGCCTTGAGCGCGGCGTTGTCGACCACCGCGCCGCGGCTGGCGTTGATCAGCCAGCAGCCGGGCTTGAGGCTGTCGAGGCGTGCACCATCCAGCAGGTGCCAGGTGGCATCGCTGCCCTCGCGAGTCAGCGGGGTGTGCAGGCTGATCACGTCGCAGCGGCGGATGATCTCCTCCAGCGCGACGAAGTCGCCGCCCTCGGCGGCCTGGCGCGGCGGATCGCAGACCAGCACCTGCCAGCCCAAGCCGCGCAGCAGCTCGACCAGCCGGCCGCCGACCTGGCCAGCGCCGATCACGCCATAGGTACGCGCGGCCAGGTCGGCGCCGTGGCGCTCGGCCAGCGCCAGCAGCGCGCCGAGCACGTACTCCACCACGCCGCGGGCGTTGCAGCCCGGGGCGCTGGACCAAGCGATGCCCGCCTCGGCGAAGTACGCCAGGTCCAGATGGTCGGTGCCGATGGTGCAGGTGCCGACGAACCGGACCGGGCTGCCCTCCAGCAGCGCGCGGTCGACACGGGTCACCGAGCGCACCAGCAGGGCGTCGGCGTCCATGACGGCGGCACGGTCGATGCTGCGCCCCGGCAGGCGGCGGATCTCGCCGAAGGACGCGAAGAAGGGGTCGAGCAGGGGGATGTTTTCGTCGGCCAGCAGGCGCATGGGGGTGTCCGTCAGGAAATTTGTCCAACTTTAGCGCAGATGGCCCGGCCGGCGGCAGCCGCGCGCTGGCCCCATTGCGGTGCATGGCCTAGACTGGCCGCCTGCTTTCCGAGGCCCGTCATGTCCGCCCTGCCCGCTCCACCCGCGCTCTCCCCCGCCCGCCGCACCCTCACCGAAGTCAAGGCCCTGCTCGCCCTCGCCGGGCCGATCATCATCGCGCAGCTGGCCAACACCGCCATGGGCTTCGTCGACACCCTGATGGCCGGGCGGGTCAGCCCGCGCGACCTGGCGGCAGTGGCGCTGGGCAACTCGATCTGGATTCCGGTGCTGCTGCTGATGAACGGCATCCTGATGGCCACCACCGCCAAGGTGGCGCGCAAGGTCGGCGCCGGCAGCCATGCGCTGATCGGCCCGCTGGTGCGCCAGGCCCTGTGGCTGGCGCTGGGCATCGGCCTGCTCGCCACCCTGCTGCTGTTCGGCGCCGAACCGGTGCTGACGCTGATGGGGGTGGAGGACTCCCTGCGCGCCACCGCCATGGGCTACCTGCAGGCGGTGGCGGTCGGCTTCCCGGCGCTGGCGCTGTACCAGGTGCTGCGCGGCTTCAGCGACGGCCTGGGCAGCACCCGGCCGAGCATGGTGATCGGCATCCTCGGCCTGCTGCTGAACATTCCGGCCAACTACATCTTCATCCACGGCAAGCTCGGCCTGCCGGCCATGGGCGGCGTCGGCTGCGGCTGGGCCACTGCGCTGGTCATGTGGTTCATGCTCAGCGCCATGCTGTGGTGGGTGCGCTGGGCACCGGTGTACCGCTCGAGCCAGCTGTTCGCTCACCTGGAGCGACCGCAGTGGCCGGCGATCCGCGACCTGCTGGCCATCGGCCTGCCGATCGGCATCGCCATCTTCGCCGAGGCCAGCATCTTCTCGGTGATCGCCCTGCTGATCGGCAGCCTGGGCGCCAGCGTGGTGGCCGGCCACCAGATCGCCCTGAACTTCTCCTCGATGGTGTTCATGATCCCCTACTCGCTGGCGATGGCCGCCACGGTGCGGGTCGGCCAGGCGCTGGGCCGCGGTGCGCCGCGCGCGGCGCGCTTCTCGGCGGGGGTGGCGATGGCCACCGCGCTGGCCTACGCCTGCGTCTCGGCCAGCCTGATGCTGCTGCTGCGCGAGGACATCGCCCGCCTGTACACCCCGGATGCCGAGGTGCTGGCAGTGGCCGGCGCGCTGCTGGTGTATTCGGCACTGTTCCAGTTCTCCGACGCCATCCAGGTCACCGCCGCCGGCGCCCTGCGCGGCTACCAGGACACCCGGGCGACCATGCTGATCACCCTGCTGGCCTACTGGGGCATCGGCCTGCCGATCGGCTACGGGCTGGGGCTCAGCGACTGGCTGGGGGTACCCAGCGGCCCGCAGGGCCTGTGGCAGGGACTGGTGGTGGGGCTGACCTGCGCTGCCGTGCTGCTCGGCGTGCGCCTGCAGCGCATCGGCCGGCGCGCGGTGCGGGCATAGCCCCCTCAGTCGAGCTTCTTGCGGATCCAGTACAGGTAGGTGCCGGCGTCCTGCTGCTGCTCGAGCAGCTCGTGGCCGAGGAACAGGCAGAACTTGGGGATGTCGCGCCAGGTCGAGGGATCGGTGGCGATCACCTTGAGCAGACCGCCGGCCGGCAGGTCACGCACCTTGTTGTGCAGCAGCATCACCGGCTCGGGGCAGCTCAGGCCGGTGGCGTCGAGGATGGCGTCGGGTTGCTGGGACATGGGGGCTCCTGTGGGCAGGCGGGCATTGTCGCGCAAAGCGCAGGCGCGGCCAACCGGACGGCAAGCGGGTGGCGAACCGACTAGGCTTGAGGATCGAGTCCCGCCGCCCGGCCCGCCTGGAGGACACCGCCATGCCGCATCCGGACAGTTTCGCCTGCCGCCGCCAGCTCGAGGTCGACGGCCGCACCTACCACTATTACAGCCTGCCCGAGGCGGCCCGTCAGCTCGGCGACCTCCGCCAGTTGCCCATTTCGCTCAAGGTGCTGCTGGAGAACCTGCTGCGCAGCGAAGACGGCCGCAGCGTCAGCGCCGCCGACTGCCGGGCGGTGGTGGAGTGGCTGAAGAAGCGCAGCTCGGAGCGGGAGATCCAGTTCCGCCCGGCGCGGGTGCTGATGCAGGACTTCACCGGCGTGCCGGGCGTGGTCGACCTGGCCGCCATGCGCGACGCCATGGCCGGTGCCGGCGGCGATCCGCAGAAGATCAACCCGCTGGCCCCGGTGGACCTGGTGATCGACCACTCGGTGATGGTCGACCGCTTCGCCGATCCCAGCGCCTTCGCCGACAACGTGGCCATCGAGATGCAGCGCAACCACGAGCGCTACGCCTTCCTGCGCTGGGGGCAGCAGGCCTTCGCCAACTTCCGCGTGGTGCCGCCGGGCACCGGCATCTGCCACCAGGTCAACCTCGAGTACCTGGCCCAGGTGGTGTGGAGCAGCGACGAGGGCGGCGAAACCCTGGCCTACCCCGACACCCTGGTCGGCACCGACTCGCACACCACCATGATCAACGGCCTGGGCGTGCTCGGCTGGGGCGTCGGCGGCATCGAGGCCGAGGCGGTGATGCTCGGCCAGCCGCTGTCGATGCTGATCCCCGAGGTGGTCGGCGTGCGCCTGTCCGGCAAGCTGCGCGAGGGGGTGACCGCCACCGACCTGGTGCTGACCGTCACCGAACAGCTGAGAAAGCGCGGCGTGGTGGGCAAGTTCGTCGAGTTCTACGGCCCCGGCCTCGACCACCTGCCACTGGCCGACCGCGCCACCATCGCCAACATGGCCCCGGAGTACGGCGCCACCTGCGGCTTCTTCCCCGTCGATGCGATCACCCTCGACTACCTGCGCCTGTCCGGCCGCGAGCCGGCGCGCATCGCCCTGGTCGAGGCCTACTGCAAGGCCCAGGGCCTGTGGCGCCAGGCCGGTCACGAACCGACCTTCAGCGACAGCCTGGCGCTGGACCTGGCCAGCGTGCAGCCGTCGCTGGCCGGGCCCAAGCGGCCGCAGGACCGCGTCGCCCTGGAGGACATCCGCGCCCAGTTCGACCTGCTGCTCGAGCTCGGCGGGCGCAAGAGCGAGCTGGACAGCGACTTCGCGGTCGCCGGCGAACCCTACGCCCTGCACCACGGCGACGTGGTGATCGCCGCCATCACTTCCTGCACCAATACCTCCAACCCCAGCGTGCTGATGGCCGCCGGGCTGCTGGCCAGGAACGCGGTGGAGCGCGGCCTGAGTCGCCGCCCCTGGGTCAAGTCGTCGCTGGCGCCGGGCTCCAAGGTGGTCACCGACTACCTGGCCAAGGCCGGCCTGACGCCTTACCTGGATCAGTTGGGCTTCAACCTGGTCGGCTACGGCTGCACCACCTGCATCGGCAACTCCGGGCCGCTGCCGCCGGCCATCGCCGACTGCGTCAACGCCAACGACCTGATCGTCAGCTCGGTGCTGTCCGGCAACCGCAACTTCGAGGGCCGCGTGCATCCGCAGGTCAAGGCCAACTGGCTGGCCTCGCCGCCGCTGGTGGTGGCCTTCGCCCTGGCCGGCACCACGCGCATCGACCTGACCCGCGAGCCGCTGGGCAGCGGCAGCGACGGCCAGCCGGTGTACCTCAGGGACATCTGGCCGAGCGACGCCGCGGTGGCGGCGGCGGTCGCCGCGGTGGACGGCGGCATGTTCCGCAACCGCTATGCCGACGTGTTCGGCGGCGACGCCGCCTGGCAGGCGATCGCGGTGAGCGGCGGCGCCACCTATGCCTGGGACCCGGTCTCCACCTACATCAAGCACCCG
This genomic window contains:
- the pdxB gene encoding 4-phosphoerythronate dehydrogenase PdxB; the encoded protein is MRLLADENIPLLDPFFASFGEIRRLPGRSIDRAAVMDADALLVRSVTRVDRALLEGSPVRFVGTCTIGTDHLDLAYFAEAGIAWSSAPGCNARGVVEYVLGALLALAERHGADLAARTYGVIGAGQVGGRLVELLRGLGWQVLVCDPPRQAAEGGDFVALEEIIRRCDVISLHTPLTREGSDATWHLLDGARLDSLKPGCWLINASRGAVVDNAALKAHLTGGADLEVVLDVWEGEPLVDAELAPLCRLATPHIAGYSLDGKLRGTEQIYQAFCAWRGEPASVRLAELLPTPWLGELVLHESADPAWALATLCRAVYDPRRDDADFRRSLVGAAEARRAGFDALRKHYPMRRELPELRVRLEGEGQELRRQLAALGVQLV
- a CDS encoding phosphoenolpyruvate carboxylase, whose product is MSGNLHQAGVRFLRQLGRHAETIMDAYLAGAVGDDALEPGVQERLVKDGVLYRPEPGADLHLRRVVRALLEEALRDDRNRQIDANTGSTLATFKTLAAHYKEARHQGDFAAADAYLADLREHVYSFCEGLGHSVRVLWGRINNEFGYVGSLGAKIRENELAQAQVSELLAGLELIDFSELAETAGELRELRRLLVTRLQRQVSGCCQELGVVQARLLELLGRFRKIQGRTRLLRGWLLHAEQQPDYRPGSHTARPEMPQLLNLAEALIAPATANLHDGSQEAELLALAAQIRAQREERPAAPLAEAGELTLGEVESFEVQPSPIQLAVQEYLCAVIESGQPVSALTWWREHELSCDPESWLYQVIGGYEALPDEQRACFQLDPDGEPHPVFSGNFIVRDLSLWLA
- a CDS encoding phosphoadenylyl-sulfate reductase → MSQTLDVAALAAAYADKSPQEVLKLAFEHFGDDLWISFSGAEDVVLVDMAWKLNSNVRVFSLDTGRLHAQTYRFIEQVREHYGIQIEVLSPDPRLLEPLVREKGLFSFYKDGHGECCGIRKIEPLKRKLAGVSAWATGQRRDQSPGTRSQVAVLELDGAFSTPDKPLYKFNPLANMSSEEVWGYIRMLEIPYNPLHEQGYISIGCEPCTRPVLPNQHEREGRWWWEEATHKECGLHAGNLIARN
- a CDS encoding PA1571 family protein, which gives rise to MHREQPQATPIQTARKLRHLHLGAIIDAQGREIPITEQMILQACRQLEKDSQPRRRLFG
- the tusA gene encoding sulfurtransferase TusA, with protein sequence MSQQPDAILDATGLSCPEPVMLLHNKVRDLPAGGLLKVIATDPSTWRDIPKFCLFLGHELLEQQQDAGTYLYWIRKKLD
- the thrH gene encoding bifunctional phosphoserine phosphatase/homoserine phosphotransferase ThrH, with protein sequence MEIACLDLEGVLVPEIWIAFAEKTGIDALKATTRDIPDYDVLMKQRLRILDEHGLKLRDIQEVIATLKPLDGAVEFVDWLRERFQVIILSDTFYEFSQPLMRQLGFPTLLCHKLVTDETDRVVDYQLRQKDPKRQSVIALKSLYYRVIAAGDSYNDTTMLSEAHAGILFHAPDNVIREFPQFPAVHTYEDLKQEFLKASSRKLSL
- a CDS encoding MATE family efflux transporter, whose amino-acid sequence is MSALPAPPALSPARRTLTEVKALLALAGPIIIAQLANTAMGFVDTLMAGRVSPRDLAAVALGNSIWIPVLLLMNGILMATTAKVARKVGAGSHALIGPLVRQALWLALGIGLLATLLLFGAEPVLTLMGVEDSLRATAMGYLQAVAVGFPALALYQVLRGFSDGLGSTRPSMVIGILGLLLNIPANYIFIHGKLGLPAMGGVGCGWATALVMWFMLSAMLWWVRWAPVYRSSQLFAHLERPQWPAIRDLLAIGLPIGIAIFAEASIFSVIALLIGSLGASVVAGHQIALNFSSMVFMIPYSLAMAATVRVGQALGRGAPRAARFSAGVAMATALAYACVSASLMLLLREDIARLYTPDAEVLAVAGALLVYSALFQFSDAIQVTAAGALRGYQDTRATMLITLLAYWGIGLPIGYGLGLSDWLGVPSGPQGLWQGLVVGLTCAAVLLGVRLQRIGRRAVRA
- the acnA gene encoding aconitate hydratase AcnA, which gives rise to MPHPDSFACRRQLEVDGRTYHYYSLPEAARQLGDLRQLPISLKVLLENLLRSEDGRSVSAADCRAVVEWLKKRSSEREIQFRPARVLMQDFTGVPGVVDLAAMRDAMAGAGGDPQKINPLAPVDLVIDHSVMVDRFADPSAFADNVAIEMQRNHERYAFLRWGQQAFANFRVVPPGTGICHQVNLEYLAQVVWSSDEGGETLAYPDTLVGTDSHTTMINGLGVLGWGVGGIEAEAVMLGQPLSMLIPEVVGVRLSGKLREGVTATDLVLTVTEQLRKRGVVGKFVEFYGPGLDHLPLADRATIANMAPEYGATCGFFPVDAITLDYLRLSGREPARIALVEAYCKAQGLWRQAGHEPTFSDSLALDLASVQPSLAGPKRPQDRVALEDIRAQFDLLLELGGRKSELDSDFAVAGEPYALHHGDVVIAAITSCTNTSNPSVLMAAGLLARNAVERGLSRRPWVKSSLAPGSKVVTDYLAKAGLTPYLDQLGFNLVGYGCTTCIGNSGPLPPAIADCVNANDLIVSSVLSGNRNFEGRVHPQVKANWLASPPLVVAFALAGTTRIDLTREPLGSGSDGQPVYLRDIWPSDAAVAAAVAAVDGGMFRNRYADVFGGDAAWQAIAVSGGATYAWDPVSTYIKHPPFFAGIDQPPAALADIEQARILALFGDSITTDHISPAGSIKPSSPAGLYLQGLGVAPADFNSYGARRGNHEVMMRGTFANIRIRNEMLGGEEGGNTLHQPSGDRLSIYDAAMRYQGEGVPLVVIAGKEYGTGSSRDWAAKGTRLLGIRAVIAESFERIHRTNLVGMGVLPLQFLPGQNRQSLALNGSERLAIRGLAGGLRPRQKLIVEIRRSDGTEERIEVLCRVDTALEVDYFKAGGILHHVLRHLLAD